In a single window of the Helicobacter felis ATCC 49179 genome:
- a CDS encoding AAA family ATPase: MIKEKRHKYDLDIKLVILDTLSRFHALDENSNKEMTLLVGLLGDLARSANVGILMIHHSSKIGAMNYKNESASARGASALVDNVRYHLTMSSVTLQKKSNLSKDKEEMATFEEEDKQNLEAILQNEPNRDEEIERLQAIAQNKDLVRLNLSKQNLGKSAMPLYFARFRYGVLDVVKEEATPEDGLPFKNQKHEIIAQEC, from the coding sequence TTGATTAAGGAGAAACGCCATAAATATGACTTAGACATCAAGCTTGTCATCTTAGACACCCTTAGTCGCTTTCACGCCCTTGATGAAAACTCCAACAAAGAGATGACGCTTTTAGTAGGTCTTTTGGGAGATTTAGCGCGCTCGGCTAATGTCGGTATTTTGATGATCCACCACTCTAGCAAAATAGGCGCGATGAACTACAAGAATGAGAGTGCCAGCGCAAGAGGTGCGAGTGCTCTAGTAGATAATGTCCGCTACCACTTGACGATGAGCTCTGTAACGCTCCAAAAGAAAAGCAATCTCTCTAAGGACAAAGAGGAAATGGCGACTTTTGAGGAGGAGGATAAGCAAAACCTAGAAGCCATTTTGCAAAATGAGCCAAACAGGGATGAGGAGATAGAGAGGCTACAAGCAATCGCGCAAAATAAAGATTTAGTGCGTTTGAATCTCAGCAAACAGAACTTAGGAAAAAGTGCTATGCCTTTGTATTTTGCCCGTTTTAGATATGGAGTTTTAGATGTCGTTAAGGAGGAGGCCACCCCCGAAGATGGCCTTCCTTTTAAAAACCAAAAGCACGAGATTATAGCACAGGAATGTTGA
- a CDS encoding Fic family protein → MAHKLSDLSLLQREQLFRTLRVTLTHHSNAIEGLSLQLGETKQLLEKGLTAPNKPLHEQLIILGFANAYDLVVREASSKDTLLTTGFIKDLHYLLFKTALEITPQFVSKPIGAYRTTEVSIAGAKFNTTPPHLVSQKLESLLFQHPSNALNLTQIAMFHAQYERIHPFIDGNGRTGRLIMAFQAIQNDLVPPLIVDSRRAEYLSFLESCQVEGDCGGFARFLERCQEQSLEHVKQNTF, encoded by the coding sequence ATGGCACACAAATTAAGCGACTTATCTTTACTCCAAAGGGAGCAGCTTTTTAGAACCTTGCGTGTTACACTCACGCACCACAGCAATGCTATAGAGGGCTTGAGTTTGCAATTAGGCGAAACTAAGCAACTTTTAGAAAAAGGTTTGACTGCACCTAATAAGCCCTTGCACGAACAGCTCATTATTTTGGGCTTTGCTAATGCCTATGATTTAGTGGTGCGTGAGGCTAGCAGTAAAGACACGCTTTTGACCACGGGTTTTATTAAGGATTTGCACTATCTGCTGTTTAAGACCGCTTTAGAAATCACACCGCAATTTGTTTCTAAGCCGATTGGCGCTTATCGCACAACTGAAGTTAGTATTGCGGGTGCAAAGTTTAATACCACTCCTCCTCATCTTGTTTCCCAAAAGCTAGAAAGCTTATTGTTTCAACACCCAAGCAATGCCCTTAACCTAACCCAAATTGCGATGTTTCACGCCCAATACGAGCGTATCCACCCTTTCATTGACGGCAATGGGCGCACAGGTCGGTTGATTATGGCGTTTCAAGCGATCCAAAACGATTTAGTCCCACCTTTGATCGTAGATAGTCGGCGAGCGGAGTATTTAAGCTTTTTGGAAAGCTGTCAAGTAGAGGGCGATTGTGGTGGATTTGCCCGTTTTTTAGAGCGTTGCCAAGAACAAAGCTTAGAGCATGTGAAACAAAACACTTTTTAA